A genomic stretch from Schaalia odontolytica includes:
- a CDS encoding ATP-binding cassette domain-containing protein, which yields MSTIVFSRVFFSYGARHVLSNVSFTCGPSERLVVVGPNGIGKSTLLGLASGTLQPDSGTVTAPFPFPPELSPPDHHAGATQSSQGSPPPSVSPLAAERQAPTVAQFIDATMRGTRRLAARFESLTERLTRGSAPRDEAEYDLVLAAMNARDVWNIDARLEHTLATVDLGGLDRTRPLASLSPGQRARLRLALTLVERPEALILDEPTNHLDADGREYLTRAIDDWPGPVLMTSHDRAFIESTATALLDLDPTPWWAVAISEGQPADFGAYKVSGSYSDYLHDKAAARARHQAIHAEQQGMKRRLESHRRDSAVVGHARFKPRTETRMAQKYYADRAQTVSTRRITDDSRRLTLLAAREVPKPRYCEAAFSFPSSGTTTTNKTQTRPPAKVITLSVDDASVEGRLAPVSFEMRDGEHLLVTGRNGSGKTTLLEWIARGAPSGAHGSINAVPGIVLVPQALPRPGDPLVPGDAWHLGIGVAGKGFVPPEAWNRPLGQLSAGNQRRAQLAWAARANPRILVIDEPTNYLDLDAVESLEEALRRWTGTLLVSTHDEWLITRWWGRIHRIGGR from the coding sequence ATGTCCACGATTGTCTTTTCCCGCGTCTTCTTTTCCTATGGCGCGCGTCATGTTCTGAGCAACGTCTCTTTCACGTGCGGCCCCTCCGAGCGCCTCGTCGTCGTTGGCCCCAATGGGATCGGGAAGTCGACGTTGCTCGGCCTCGCTTCGGGGACCCTTCAGCCGGACTCCGGGACGGTCACCGCACCGTTTCCTTTTCCGCCTGAGTTGTCCCCGCCGGATCATCACGCGGGTGCCACGCAATCGTCACAGGGTTCGCCGCCGCCCTCCGTTTCTCCGCTCGCGGCGGAGCGGCAGGCCCCCACCGTCGCACAGTTCATTGACGCAACCATGCGCGGGACGCGCAGGCTGGCGGCACGCTTTGAATCACTCACCGAGCGACTCACCCGAGGCTCCGCGCCGCGCGACGAGGCGGAGTACGACCTTGTCCTGGCAGCGATGAACGCACGGGACGTGTGGAACATCGACGCGCGCCTTGAGCACACTCTGGCAACCGTCGACCTGGGAGGCCTCGACCGGACCCGTCCCCTCGCATCTCTCTCGCCGGGACAGCGGGCTCGTCTACGTCTGGCCCTCACCCTCGTCGAACGACCGGAGGCCCTCATCCTGGACGAACCAACGAATCATCTGGACGCCGATGGACGAGAGTACCTGACGCGCGCTATCGACGACTGGCCGGGACCCGTGCTCATGACCAGCCACGACCGAGCGTTCATTGAAAGCACGGCAACGGCACTGCTCGACCTGGACCCGACGCCGTGGTGGGCGGTGGCGATCTCCGAGGGACAGCCCGCAGACTTCGGCGCCTACAAGGTGAGCGGATCCTACTCGGACTACCTGCACGACAAGGCCGCCGCACGCGCGCGACACCAAGCGATCCACGCGGAGCAGCAGGGCATGAAACGCCGACTCGAATCCCACCGGCGAGACTCGGCGGTGGTGGGGCACGCACGCTTCAAGCCCCGCACCGAGACGCGGATGGCACAGAAGTACTACGCGGACCGCGCCCAGACTGTATCGACGAGGCGCATCACCGACGACTCCCGCAGACTGACGCTTCTTGCCGCCCGCGAAGTGCCCAAGCCTCGTTACTGCGAAGCGGCGTTTTCCTTTCCCTCATCCGGCACGACCACCACGAACAAAACGCAGACTCGCCCGCCCGCAAAGGTCATCACGCTGTCTGTCGATGACGCGTCGGTGGAGGGACGCCTAGCACCGGTGTCTTTCGAGATGCGCGATGGGGAGCACCTCTTGGTCACGGGCCGTAACGGGTCGGGCAAGACCACCCTGCTCGAGTGGATCGCGCGCGGAGCCCCCAGCGGGGCGCACGGAAGCATCAACGCCGTCCCTGGGATCGTCCTTGTTCCCCAGGCTCTCCCCCGACCGGGCGACCCCCTCGTTCCCGGTGACGCGTGGCACCTGGGCATCGGGGTGGCCGGAAAAGGATTCGTGCCCCCAGAAGCCTGGAACAGGCCACTCGGCCAACTTTCAGCAGGCAACCAACGCAGGGCACAGTTGGCGTGGGCAGCACGCGCCAACCCCCGTATCCTCGTGATCGATGAGCCGACCAACTACCTGGATCTGGACGCCGTGGAGTCCCTCGAAGAGGCCCTGCGGCGGTGGACAGGAACGCTGCTTGTCTCCACTCACGACGAATGGCTGATCACCCGATGGTGGGGCCGCATCCATCGAATCGGCGGGAGGTGA
- a CDS encoding superoxide dismutase gives MTVYTLPELPYDYAALEPHISGRIMELHHSKHHANYVAGANAALEKLAAARESGDFAAINLWEKNLSFNLGGHTNHSIFWTNMTGEGASRPEGELGAAIDEFFGSFESFQAQFAAAALGLQGSGWAVLAWDTVGKRLVTYQMTDQQGNIPVATVPLLMIDMWEHAFYLDYLNVKADYVKAWWNLVNWENVTSRFQAARLSSGLVNAHSALADLSSHAVDTVKGWWKN, from the coding sequence ATGACCGTCTACACTCTGCCCGAACTCCCCTACGACTACGCCGCTCTCGAGCCCCACATCTCCGGCCGCATCATGGAGCTGCACCACTCCAAGCACCACGCCAACTACGTGGCCGGCGCTAACGCCGCCCTCGAGAAGCTGGCCGCCGCCCGTGAGTCCGGCGATTTCGCCGCCATCAACCTGTGGGAGAAGAACCTGTCCTTCAACCTGGGCGGTCACACCAACCACTCCATCTTCTGGACCAACATGACCGGTGAGGGTGCCTCGCGCCCCGAGGGCGAACTCGGTGCCGCGATCGACGAGTTCTTCGGCTCGTTCGAGTCCTTCCAGGCTCAGTTCGCCGCCGCTGCCCTGGGCCTGCAGGGCTCCGGCTGGGCGGTCCTCGCGTGGGACACCGTCGGCAAGCGCCTGGTGACCTACCAGATGACCGACCAGCAGGGCAACATCCCGGTCGCGACCGTGCCGCTGCTCATGATCGACATGTGGGAGCACGCTTTCTACCTGGATTACCTCAACGTCAAGGCGGACTACGTCAAGGCCTGGTGGAACCTGGTGAACTGGGAGAACGTCACCTCTCGCTTCCAGGCCGCCCGCCTGTCCTCCGGCCTGGTCAACGCACACTCCGCGCTGGCCGACCTGAGCTCTCATGCCGTTGACACCGTCAAGGGCTGGTGGAAGAACTGA
- a CDS encoding methyltransferase — protein MTTSVPVPALDRDLIGRLRADVIGSMWTVENLQALISEGALSALMRDSRLPALVELAGATEPAAVLTRFFILGLPERASTLDEALPTLGARGLESLGLAAVIDEAEAASALVIPRAAGAPKREPREETDGEETSPHKAASLPTMRDPDEAALEPEADANPWMRALFDLRPHAATLPSGDHEWWIASDLAEVQTGRPLSDDHVLGIGGATLTLLEMTVRDRVDSALDVGCGCGIQALYLATHASRVVATDLSARACALTQFNAALNETVIDVREGSLFEPVEGETFDLIVSNPPFVITPDTVRGAAGLLEYRDGGMDRDNLIRAVLREAPSCMAPGGTLQMLANWEIPADRNPDTQWSWRVDQWLEGLPVDAWVVQRDVLDPARYVDMWIRDSGGQLMARADYERAFTSWLADFRRAGTGAIGMGFVALRRIDEAEEASGGKRAYDLSLDGHAPRGRDVAWALTSLRAPDLWNTALTRASDVREERHYVPGSPDPELLILHQGAGLGRSVPVSSAVSAVVGASDGELTVGQIVAAVAMLTETDADDVRAEAEEPLRDLIRWGFLTF, from the coding sequence ATGACGACTTCCGTACCCGTTCCCGCCCTCGACCGCGATCTGATCGGGCGACTGCGCGCCGACGTGATCGGCTCGATGTGGACCGTTGAGAATCTGCAGGCCCTGATCAGCGAGGGCGCGCTGTCCGCCCTCATGCGCGACTCGCGCCTGCCCGCCCTCGTCGAGCTCGCGGGCGCGACCGAACCCGCCGCGGTCCTCACGCGCTTCTTCATCCTGGGCCTGCCCGAGCGCGCCTCGACGCTGGATGAGGCCCTCCCGACGCTGGGCGCTCGCGGCCTGGAGTCCCTCGGCCTCGCGGCTGTCATCGACGAGGCCGAGGCCGCCTCCGCTCTCGTCATACCCCGCGCGGCTGGCGCGCCCAAGCGCGAGCCCAGGGAGGAGACGGACGGGGAGGAGACCTCGCCCCACAAGGCGGCGAGCCTGCCGACGATGCGCGACCCCGACGAGGCGGCCCTCGAGCCTGAGGCCGACGCAAACCCGTGGATGCGTGCCCTCTTCGACCTGCGCCCCCACGCCGCCACCCTGCCAAGCGGCGACCACGAGTGGTGGATCGCCTCGGACTTGGCGGAAGTCCAGACGGGCAGGCCGCTGTCGGACGACCACGTGCTCGGCATCGGCGGCGCGACCCTGACGCTGCTGGAGATGACGGTGCGCGATCGGGTCGATTCGGCCCTCGACGTGGGCTGCGGATGCGGCATCCAGGCCCTCTACCTAGCCACTCATGCCAGCCGCGTCGTCGCCACCGACCTGTCGGCGCGGGCGTGTGCGCTCACCCAGTTCAACGCGGCCCTCAATGAGACCGTCATCGACGTGCGTGAGGGCTCGCTCTTCGAACCCGTCGAGGGCGAAACCTTCGACCTGATTGTCAGTAACCCTCCCTTCGTCATCACCCCGGACACGGTGCGCGGCGCGGCCGGACTGCTCGAGTACCGCGACGGCGGCATGGACCGTGACAACCTGATCCGCGCGGTCCTGCGCGAGGCGCCTTCCTGCATGGCCCCGGGCGGAACCCTGCAGATGCTCGCCAACTGGGAGATTCCCGCCGACCGGAACCCCGACACGCAGTGGTCCTGGCGCGTCGATCAGTGGCTTGAAGGCCTGCCGGTGGACGCGTGGGTCGTCCAGCGCGACGTGCTCGACCCCGCGCGCTACGTCGACATGTGGATCCGTGACTCGGGCGGCCAGCTCATGGCGCGCGCCGACTACGAGCGCGCCTTCACCTCGTGGCTGGCGGACTTTCGCCGCGCGGGCACGGGCGCGATCGGCATGGGTTTCGTCGCGCTGCGCAGGATCGACGAGGCCGAGGAGGCCTCGGGCGGAAAACGCGCCTACGACCTGTCCCTCGATGGGCACGCCCCGCGCGGGCGCGACGTGGCCTGGGCGCTGACCTCCCTGCGCGCCCCGGATCTGTGGAACACGGCGCTCACGCGCGCCTCCGACGTGCGCGAGGAGCGCCACTACGTGCCCGGCAGCCCCGACCCGGAGCTGCTGATCCTCCACCAGGGCGCAGGGCTGGGGCGTTCCGTGCCGGTCTCCTCTGCTGTGTCTGCGGTCGTGGGTGCCTCCGACGGGGAGCTGACGGTCGGGCAGATCGTGGCGGCGGTCGCGATGCTCACGGAGACAGATGCCGACGACGTGCGCGCCGAGGCCGAGGAACCCCTGCGCGACCTGATCCGCTGGGGATTCCTGACGTTCTGA
- a CDS encoding DUF808 domain-containing protein, producing MSGGLVALLDDIATLAKVTASSIDDVAAGAVKASSKAVGVVIDDTAVTPQYVSGLSPARELPIIGKIARGSLINKLFIILPIALVLTWFAPRVLPFLLIVGGAYLCFEGGEKVLEKLGWLPGDHAEHDETGASTAEELERGIVSSATRTDLILSAEIMLVSLAGLSNETGIMRVAVLVAVAFFMTFFVYGLVALLVKADDFGLHLAKDAVRPEDNRPGPVDNLGRTIVRVMPHVFNVIGIVGTVAMLWVGGHLVIENLAEVGVPVFHHLLETAEHAVSAAGSFVTWLVETLLSGIFGIVLGAVIAWIVVGISMLGRKVRGRD from the coding sequence ATGTCCGGAGGACTTGTCGCACTGCTCGACGATATCGCGACCCTTGCGAAGGTCACGGCCTCGTCGATCGACGACGTCGCGGCAGGCGCCGTCAAGGCCTCCTCGAAGGCGGTGGGCGTCGTCATCGATGACACCGCGGTCACACCCCAGTACGTGTCGGGCCTGAGCCCGGCACGCGAGCTTCCGATCATCGGTAAGATCGCGCGCGGCTCCCTCATCAACAAGCTCTTCATCATCCTGCCGATTGCGCTCGTGCTGACGTGGTTCGCCCCGCGCGTCCTGCCGTTCCTGCTGATCGTGGGCGGCGCGTACCTGTGTTTCGAGGGCGGCGAGAAGGTCCTCGAGAAGCTCGGCTGGCTGCCCGGAGACCACGCGGAGCACGATGAGACGGGCGCATCCACGGCCGAAGAACTCGAACGTGGCATCGTTTCCTCCGCGACCCGCACGGACCTGATCCTCAGTGCCGAAATCATGCTTGTGTCCCTGGCGGGCCTATCCAACGAGACCGGCATCATGCGCGTCGCCGTCCTCGTCGCGGTCGCGTTCTTCATGACGTTCTTCGTGTACGGCCTCGTCGCCCTCCTCGTGAAGGCGGACGACTTCGGCCTCCACCTGGCCAAGGATGCCGTCAGGCCCGAGGACAACCGCCCCGGGCCCGTCGACAACCTGGGCCGCACGATCGTGCGCGTCATGCCCCACGTCTTCAACGTCATCGGCATCGTCGGCACGGTCGCGATGCTGTGGGTCGGCGGCCACCTCGTCATCGAAAACCTCGCCGAGGTCGGCGTCCCCGTCTTCCACCACCTTCTCGAGACCGCTGAGCACGCGGTGTCCGCTGCGGGTTCCTTCGTGACGTGGCTCGTCGAGACCCTCCTGTCCGGCATCTTCGGCATCGTCCTGGGTGCCGTCATCGCGTGGATCGTCGTCGGCATTTCGATGCTCGGTCGCAAGGTGCGCGGGCGGGACTGA
- a CDS encoding type II toxin-antitoxin system Phd/YefM family antitoxin — MKTMTYTESRARYAEVLDQVVNDREEIVITRQGHESAVIIALDEYESLMETVYLMQSPANARHLRESIAQLRHGNLEEHDLIDIPDEEN, encoded by the coding sequence ATGAAGACCATGACCTACACCGAGTCGCGCGCACGCTACGCCGAGGTCCTCGACCAGGTCGTCAACGACCGCGAGGAAATCGTCATCACCCGACAGGGTCACGAGAGCGCCGTCATCATCGCCCTCGATGAGTACGAGTCCCTCATGGAGACCGTCTATCTCATGCAGTCCCCAGCGAACGCCCGTCACCTGCGCGAATCGATTGCACAGCTGCGACATGGCAACCTCGAAGAGCACGATCTCATCGACATCCCTGATGAGGAGAACTAA
- a CDS encoding Txe/YoeB family addiction module toxin — MLKVLWTPHAWNDYVWWQFEDRKTLKRINALVADIQRNGNEGIGKPEPLRYEYTGFWSRRIDGRNRLVYRITEDTVEIVACRFHYGQ; from the coding sequence ATGCTCAAAGTCTTGTGGACCCCACACGCCTGGAACGACTATGTCTGGTGGCAGTTCGAGGATCGCAAGACTCTCAAGCGCATCAACGCTCTCGTTGCGGATATCCAGCGCAACGGGAACGAGGGGATCGGCAAGCCTGAGCCTCTTCGCTACGAATACACCGGCTTCTGGTCGCGCCGGATCGACGGACGTAACAGATTGGTTTATCGCATCACCGAAGATACGGTCGAAATCGTTGCCTGCCGCTTCCACTACGGCCAGTAG
- a CDS encoding transporter codes for MSDQQFPTENEGAKPGGNTGSVHGETPLVRSKSELTPEQYKRQRANLILMAVIVLGIIALFVAFPYIKAAVLGAAVLTAPVATALVILS; via the coding sequence ATGTCCGATCAGCAGTTCCCGACCGAGAACGAGGGCGCGAAGCCCGGCGGCAACACGGGTTCCGTTCACGGGGAGACACCCCTGGTGCGCAGCAAGTCGGAGCTGACACCGGAGCAGTACAAGCGCCAGCGCGCGAACCTCATCCTCATGGCCGTCATCGTTCTCGGCATCATTGCTCTCTTTGTTGCCTTCCCGTACATCAAGGCAGCTGTGCTGGGTGCCGCGGTCCTCACCGCCCCGGTGGCGACTGCTTTGGTGATCCTGTCCTAG